One genomic window of Candidatus Pseudobacter hemicellulosilyticus includes the following:
- a CDS encoding LysR substrate-binding domain-containing protein produces MTFVQLEYIVAVDTFRHFALAAEHCFVTQPTLSMQIQKLEESLEVKIFDRSKQPVVPTEAGVEIIEQARKIISERNVLTEIVQQKRGVLKGELRIGIIPTLAPYLLPLFVPSFNKKYPHVKLVVQELRTEYIVRRLREGRIDTGVLVTPLQEKGIKEHVLFYEEFLAYVSPKNSAYKKTYVLPQDIDPEKLWLMEEGHCFRSQIVNLCELRKASEMGTHFEYEAGSIETLRRMVEINDGITILPELTTLDMDNRRLQLIRHFKKPAPMREVSVVVHRDFVKKRLIEALKDEIIKAVPDKLRKNKSQKVVPI; encoded by the coding sequence TAACCCAGCCTACCCTGAGCATGCAGATACAGAAACTGGAAGAATCTTTGGAGGTAAAGATCTTTGATCGCAGCAAGCAGCCCGTAGTGCCTACAGAAGCCGGGGTGGAGATCATAGAGCAGGCCCGGAAGATCATATCGGAGCGCAATGTGCTGACCGAGATCGTGCAACAAAAACGTGGGGTACTGAAGGGTGAGCTGCGTATTGGCATCATCCCCACGCTGGCGCCCTACCTGCTGCCGCTGTTTGTGCCCTCTTTCAACAAAAAATACCCGCATGTAAAACTGGTGGTGCAGGAATTGCGCACTGAATACATTGTTCGTCGCCTGCGGGAAGGACGGATTGACACGGGTGTCCTGGTGACGCCTTTGCAGGAAAAAGGCATTAAGGAACATGTATTGTTCTATGAAGAGTTCCTGGCTTATGTATCCCCCAAAAATTCGGCATATAAAAAGACCTACGTGCTGCCGCAGGATATTGACCCGGAGAAATTATGGCTGATGGAAGAAGGGCATTGCTTCCGCTCCCAGATCGTGAACCTGTGCGAGCTGCGCAAAGCCAGTGAGATGGGCACCCATTTTGAATACGAGGCGGGCAGTATTGAAACCCTTCGCCGGATGGTGGAGATCAATGATGGCATTACCATTCTGCCTGAGCTGACCACGCTTGATATGGACAACCGCCGCCTGCAGCTGATCCGCCATTTCAAGAAACCTGCTCCCATGCGGGAGGTCAGCGTGGTAGTACACCGGGATTTTGTCAAGAAGCGGCTGATAGAGGCCCTGAAAGACGAGATCATCAAGGCGGTGCCGGATAAGCTCCGGAAGAATAAATCGCAGAAAGTGGTACCGATTTAA